In Bacteroidota bacterium, a single genomic region encodes these proteins:
- a CDS encoding T9SS type A sorting domain-containing protein: MKKHYVNSIAIFFLILSQQSFSQTITAGGINPVIGDVFNYKTTAHFNEGSSGSGQVWNYPSLTGTTQQLTAVSVASTPYASYYPSATIAEKQGSGTAYLYYSNSASAQQTRGYAVSTTQIVYSNPEEMLHFPFSLGNSYVDNFVANFTSGGYSYTRRGTTTVTADASGTLTTPAGTFTNVLRVRIFQDYQDSTNLGGSPYIIDYTNDEFLWYKDGFHYPLASTFTFVNNGTPSTSGSYLITSTIGIDETNAFESNLNIFPNPATSLLTVEQMVETQEPLRISLMNVLGEKLAEIVSPTQPGSRNEITINVEKYSKGIYLVLVSCGDLSTTRRIVIE; the protein is encoded by the coding sequence ATGAAAAAACATTACGTGAATTCGATTGCCATCTTTTTTTTAATTCTATCACAACAATCGTTCTCGCAAACAATTACTGCGGGAGGTATCAACCCTGTGATTGGAGATGTTTTTAATTATAAAACCACTGCCCATTTTAACGAAGGCTCGTCCGGTTCAGGCCAAGTATGGAACTATCCAAGCCTTACAGGAACTACTCAGCAATTAACTGCCGTGAGTGTAGCTTCTACGCCTTATGCTTCTTATTATCCAAGTGCAACCATTGCCGAAAAACAAGGGAGTGGGACCGCCTATTTGTATTATTCAAATTCAGCTTCTGCGCAGCAAACCAGAGGCTATGCTGTTTCTACTACACAAATCGTGTATTCAAATCCGGAAGAAATGTTGCATTTCCCATTCTCGTTAGGGAATTCCTATGTGGATAATTTTGTGGCCAATTTTACTAGCGGAGGTTATTCTTATACAAGACGGGGCACCACAACTGTTACAGCAGACGCTTCAGGAACTTTAACCACTCCGGCAGGTACATTTACAAACGTATTGCGTGTGCGCATATTTCAAGATTATCAGGACTCTACAAACTTAGGCGGAAGCCCCTATATTATAGATTATACAAATGATGAATTTCTTTGGTATAAAGACGGATTCCATTACCCTCTTGCTTCAACATTTACATTTGTCAATAACGGCACCCCATCCACTAGTGGCAGCTATCTAATAACTTCAACAATTGGAATTGATGAAACCAATGCATTCGAAAGCAATCTTAACATTTTTCCGAATCCTGCAACATCATTATTAACTGTTGAACAAATGGTAGAAACGCAAGAACCACTTCGTATTAGTTTGATGAATGTGCTGGGTGAAAAATTAGCCGAAATTGTGTCACCAACGCAGCCCGGAAGTAGAAATGAAATTACCATTAACGTGGAAAAATATTCTAAAGGTATTTACCTGGTACTCGTAAGTTGCGGAGATTTATCTACTACAAGAAGGATTGTTATAGAATAG
- a CDS encoding four helix bundle protein: MFDFQKLEVYKKAKLFHRACKKLILKNKVDNYVKDQLGRASFSIVLNIAEGSGKFSKADRRNYFVISRASLFECVSALDVLHDEEIVTIEDFENFLQMADELSRILYAMIKNLS, translated from the coding sequence ATGTTCGATTTCCAAAAACTTGAAGTCTATAAAAAAGCCAAATTGTTTCATCGTGCTTGTAAAAAGTTGATTTTGAAAAACAAAGTAGATAATTATGTGAAAGACCAATTAGGAAGAGCCTCCTTCAGCATTGTACTAAATATTGCAGAAGGATCCGGGAAATTTTCTAAAGCGGATAGAAGAAATTATTTTGTAATCTCGAGAGCATCATTGTTTGAATGCGTCAGCGCACTTGATGTTTTGCACGATGAAGAAATTGTAACTATTGAAGATTTTGAAAACTTTTTACAAATGGCGGATGAACTTTCAAGAATTTTATACGCGATGATTAAAAATTTGTCTTAA
- a CDS encoding YifB family Mg chelatase-like AAA ATPase, with protein MLIKTFGSAVYGVNATTITVEVNTSKGFKFYLVGLPDNAVKESHQRIDAALKNTGYRWPGFRIIVNMAPADIRKEGSSYDLTIAMGILAASRQIDCIAFDKYIIMGELSLDGSVLPIKGALPIAIQARKEGFKGFILPKQNAREAAIVSDLEVYGVESIKEVIDFFEGNANLTPTLVNTRDEFYAQLNNTEYDFSDVKGQENIKRAMEIAAAGGHNVILIGPPGAGKTMLAKRLPTILPPLTIHEALETTKIHSVAGKLGKNTSLVSIRPFRSPHHTISDVALVGGGGIPQPGEISLAHNGVLFLDELPEFKRTVLEVMRQPLEDRTITVSRARFSVQYPASFMLVASMNPCPCGYYNHPEKECVCGPGVVQKYLNKVSGPLLDRIDIHVEVTPVAFSELTAKRISEKSELVRNRVVNARDIQLKRFEEIEEVHCNAQMSPKMLQRICTINEAGSTLLKRAMERLGLSARAYDRILKVARTIADLAGSESIETEHLAEAIQYRSLDREGWAG; from the coding sequence ATGCTAATCAAAACATTTGGAAGTGCCGTTTATGGGGTTAATGCCACCACTATAACTGTAGAAGTAAATACCAGCAAAGGCTTTAAGTTTTATTTGGTTGGATTACCGGACAATGCCGTGAAAGAAAGTCATCAGCGCATTGATGCCGCTTTAAAAAATACAGGTTACCGTTGGCCGGGATTTCGGATTATTGTGAATATGGCACCTGCTGATATTCGCAAGGAAGGATCGAGTTATGACTTAACCATCGCCATGGGAATACTAGCAGCCTCGCGACAAATTGATTGTATTGCATTTGATAAATATATCATAATGGGCGAGCTTTCGCTAGATGGAAGCGTACTTCCCATAAAAGGTGCATTGCCCATCGCCATTCAGGCACGTAAAGAGGGATTTAAGGGATTTATTTTACCCAAACAAAATGCACGGGAAGCCGCAATCGTAAGCGATTTAGAAGTTTATGGAGTGGAGAGTATTAAAGAAGTGATAGATTTTTTTGAAGGTAATGCAAATTTGACCCCAACACTTGTTAATACTAGAGATGAGTTTTATGCACAGTTGAATAATACAGAATATGATTTTAGCGATGTGAAGGGACAGGAAAATATAAAACGTGCTATGGAAATAGCTGCAGCGGGCGGCCACAATGTTATACTCATTGGTCCGCCCGGTGCGGGAAAAACCATGTTGGCAAAACGCTTGCCCACAATTCTTCCCCCTCTTACTATTCACGAAGCCTTAGAGACAACAAAAATTCACTCTGTTGCAGGAAAATTAGGAAAGAACACTTCTTTGGTTTCCATACGACCCTTTCGCTCTCCGCATCACACCATAAGCGATGTGGCACTTGTTGGCGGAGGCGGAATCCCACAACCCGGTGAAATTTCGTTAGCTCATAATGGCGTACTCTTTTTAGATGAGTTACCAGAATTTAAACGCACCGTTTTAGAAGTCATGCGACAACCCTTAGAAGATAGAACGATTACTGTTTCGCGCGCAAGATTTTCAGTGCAATATCCTGCCAGTTTTATGTTGGTAGCCTCTATGAACCCCTGCCCTTGCGGCTATTACAATCATCCCGAAAAGGAATGCGTATGCGGCCCGGGGGTGGTGCAAAAATATTTAAACAAAGTTTCAGGTCCTTTACTTGACCGTATTGATATTCACGTAGAAGTTACCCCTGTTGCTTTTTCGGAACTAACCGCTAAACGCATTTCCGAAAAAAGTGAACTGGTTCGAAATCGAGTTGTTAATGCGCGTGACATACAATTAAAAAGATTTGAAGAAATTGAAGAAGTGCATTGCAATGCGCAAATGTCGCCCAAAATGTTGCAACGTATTTGTACCATTAATGAAGCCGGCAGCACACTGCTCAAAAGGGCGATGGAGCGATTGGGATTATCGGCACGAGCTTATGACAGAATATTAAAAGTAGCAAGAACCATTGCTGATTTAGCCGGCAGTGAATCCATCGAAACAGAACATCTTGCGGAAGCAATACAATATAGAAGTTTGGATAGGGAGGGATGGGCTGGGTGA
- a CDS encoding T9SS type A sorting domain-containing protein, with the protein MKKNVPICSEGASTLLTQKTVQFVFLHPKLQSLKKFFALVLIFVLSGLHTSKAQPSRMEGAWKTGFYVNNLGTMSVRRGNTLMYRDQTNSGVGTNIQKALLFNNATFNYNPKWTASNGTLFTKNVKITNGAILNGGSDIQFAVTQLNYYTFVIGNNIAASNNIAILETTFNPTTFAALPTQSPVAASVNAGNNVVVTVTLSANPQSGERVFVRYSSDNFAANFNVVEATGFSGGIGTATIPGAFNTAGVTVSYYVFTTTIAAPAAADADYLALRIQTQSGETGSIWSYTVAAVAPTAQPTNIQFASVTAGSMIVNWTAASPAPTGYIVLRTSGATPPNTDPSNGTFYSIGNTIGNATVAYQGTALTTSALSNLIDNTQYNLKIYSYNGSGAGTLYFMTSPLSGSQSTTAVAAPTANAATLGATSIVANWSQAPGAVAYRLDVSTDNLFGSFLPGYQDLLVSGGATVSQSVTGLSVGTTYYYRVRAIGTNTSSGNSNVITAVTLTPIVSTATGGDWAVGGSWVGGIAPTAASDVQIVSGATITISSSITRNAGTTTLVDLGGTLAATSAFVTNGNVNINGTFRIGGTLNGGGSPVATGTGTWTYSQTTGTLLFNSNATYNLDAGANIFWPSAAGSRPFNVTLQAVNNGNSIQMNAGISRTVDGTFRVAGSAVNTAQLFVNGGGTYTVNGTLQLDLGGLYGNQVVTFGAASTLKLNTGTSFTISSSIWNSGGTVGVVGLARPANVQVSGNTTLTLPNNTFNCAGNLTIDNGSTLNGPSASSLTVNGNVNINGTLTLGASSGGDIIVNGNWTRANAGATFTPNGRAVWFSGGAAQTITISGGGTEVFNYLLVNNSSGNLSLGTSTDVAVNGITGDPLQLLNAGALNLNGRTLYLSGGNGGNIKTSGGARSITGSGTLSIQGNKFVTSASGGSLSTGANVLVDLTAGLDCGSGLTTINGTLQISAGGFVTVNAPIYGSGSLLKYNSATTPYVRGIEWASASGAGYPYNVQIANATTVDPGGTLRTAVVLNVANNLTIDANSALYMDYSAHNMTVPLIINNELVLNGSLAASGAVGGDIVIKGNWTRTGTFTPNSRAVFFQGSNAQVMTGPTGFDYVLIDKTGGSFTLANNMTVNQSLTFTGTNTVNLTTGANRVNISSTGSVVRTGSAYINGNEQRNIATGTNVSRTFDIGDASNYTPVTLDFASVSIAGDVIGFVSTPDQGQLGSSLLNPAKSVNRYWTLTNTGTSFTTYDATFTYVGGDLDGGSSAANLKVAKYDGTWSYPALGTITGTSAQGTGITSFSEFALAECLTPTVVITNPAAVCVPGTIDLTAAAVTLGSDAGLTFTYWEDAGASTNPISNLAAAAISVANTYYIKGTNAAGCFDVKPVVVTFNAKPTGAISGDNTICVGNSTNLSIAVTGTGPWSGTLSDIGATPFSGSSSPITVSVSPGSSFNYTIATLSDALCTAGVADKTGNANITVNSFPTPTITANGPTTFCEGGLLTLTASAGVSYLWLPNGETTQTIAVVSSDSYSVEVTGANTCSSTSVPTVVSVTPATLTPFNVTAAASYLYGFENATPPALFCGMVIGDENNPVDLEQWHTSTLAPNSGTKHMVIDANADGTTAKDDWFYTAPVNLQAGKMYRILFNYRGSNAAKTEQLEVYSGLSPDAATMLFGAAMYSNNNIQNVAYILDSASNFIPAFSATYYFGFHANSAANQASLYIDDIKVKEVTVTAINPAYCTTIPSMYDQIFVQPIPGASNYRFKIVGTGAQSTYNFEHYRNNSNPDYRLKWAPGVIYGYTYNVQVAYYKNGIWSPYGPTCPVSLGAFPAIKLRNNPATVAGPCDYVISDLNDRILTDSLSGANDYMYKIVEDVPGGAYDYDHTWQRQSGNLDFRLVWAYQSSPLIDRVRFGYSYDVQTRALVGKTGVAFGSRPGEWGPYGATCKLDLSATSPTTSLTNCSITLSSLNDQIFTTPVTGATNYEYEFTAPGYTAVVYRGSGNNDYRLIWIPTTPSVPGGARYATTYTVRVKAYVGGVWLSYGAPCTVTTPAAPTTSISTVGFCGSTLSPGQFSSIINCTAVPGASLYSYRITNVGGVAYSKVIYNYNANTSFSLSRTLVCCGQQNLLPNATYTIEVAYYAGVWSAYGPACTFTTGATVPRYSPFASEGVEAAEGALNLSVYPNPATINEQYSLELQGITAANEKVQVAIYNMIGDRVYRADIITKEEATLTIKPEMQLAAGVYMAEAQLNGTIYRVKFVVK; encoded by the coding sequence ATGAAAAAAAATGTACCAATTTGTTCAGAAGGGGCAAGCACTTTGCTTACACAAAAAACAGTTCAATTCGTTTTTCTGCATCCAAAATTGCAGTCGCTTAAGAAGTTTTTTGCGCTTGTTTTAATTTTTGTTTTATCAGGATTACACACTTCAAAAGCACAACCTTCTCGTATGGAAGGTGCATGGAAGACGGGATTTTATGTAAACAATTTAGGTACTATGTCAGTTCGAAGGGGAAATACTTTGATGTATCGTGATCAAACGAATTCCGGGGTGGGTACTAACATTCAAAAAGCATTATTATTTAACAATGCAACGTTTAATTATAACCCCAAATGGACGGCAAGTAATGGGACCTTGTTTACTAAAAACGTAAAAATTACAAATGGAGCTATCCTTAATGGAGGGAGTGATATTCAGTTTGCTGTAACCCAATTAAACTACTACACATTTGTGATTGGTAACAATATTGCCGCATCCAATAACATTGCTATTTTAGAAACAACTTTTAATCCAACTACTTTTGCTGCTTTGCCAACACAATCGCCGGTTGCCGCTTCTGTTAATGCAGGGAATAATGTGGTTGTAACAGTTACACTTTCTGCTAATCCTCAATCGGGTGAAAGGGTCTTTGTGCGTTATTCGAGCGATAATTTTGCAGCCAATTTTAATGTGGTGGAAGCTACCGGATTTTCCGGGGGAATAGGAACAGCAACAATTCCCGGAGCTTTCAATACAGCCGGAGTTACAGTTTCTTATTATGTTTTTACCACAACGATTGCAGCACCTGCTGCTGCTGATGCAGATTATTTAGCCCTACGCATACAAACGCAATCGGGCGAAACAGGTAGTATATGGAGTTACACAGTAGCTGCGGTTGCTCCAACAGCACAACCTACCAATATTCAGTTTGCAAGTGTTACAGCAGGTAGTATGATTGTAAATTGGACAGCTGCGTCACCGGCTCCTACCGGGTATATTGTGCTGCGAACAAGTGGCGCAACTCCCCCCAATACTGATCCATCAAACGGTACTTTTTATTCCATTGGCAACACCATTGGAAATGCAACAGTTGCTTATCAGGGAACAGCGCTCACCACCTCCGCACTTTCTAATTTGATTGATAACACTCAATATAATTTAAAAATATATAGCTATAATGGAAGTGGGGCTGGTACGCTTTATTTTATGACTTCACCCTTATCGGGAAGTCAATCTACAACTGCAGTTGCGGCACCTACAGCAAATGCTGCTACATTAGGTGCAACAAGTATTGTCGCCAATTGGTCACAAGCTCCCGGTGCAGTGGCCTATCGTTTGGATGTGAGTACCGATAATTTATTTGGCAGTTTTTTACCCGGGTATCAAGATCTTTTAGTTAGTGGGGGAGCCACGGTGAGTCAATCTGTTACCGGTTTGTCGGTGGGCACAACATACTATTATCGTGTTCGTGCAATTGGAACAAACACAAGTTCCGGAAATTCGAATGTAATAACCGCAGTAACACTTACACCTATCGTATCAACAGCTACAGGTGGCGATTGGGCGGTTGGTGGATCTTGGGTAGGTGGCATTGCTCCAACAGCAGCCAGCGATGTGCAAATTGTTAGTGGTGCAACCATTACTATTTCGAGCAGCATTACCCGAAATGCGGGTACCACAACTTTGGTGGATTTGGGTGGAACATTGGCAGCTACTTCTGCTTTTGTGACCAATGGAAATGTGAATATTAACGGAACATTTAGAATTGGAGGAACCTTAAATGGTGGTGGTTCACCGGTTGCTACAGGTACTGGAACCTGGACTTATTCTCAAACTACAGGAACACTATTATTTAATTCCAATGCAACCTATAATTTGGATGCAGGTGCAAATATATTTTGGCCAAGTGCTGCAGGTTCTCGCCCTTTTAATGTTACCCTTCAAGCGGTGAATAACGGTAACTCTATTCAAATGAATGCCGGTATTTCGCGCACGGTGGATGGAACTTTTAGAGTGGCTGGAAGTGCTGTAAATACTGCACAATTGTTTGTGAATGGCGGTGGAACTTACACTGTGAATGGAACTTTACAACTTGATTTGGGAGGATTGTATGGAAATCAAGTTGTAACCTTTGGCGCCGCATCAACATTGAAATTAAACACAGGAACTTCATTTACAATTTCAAGTTCGATTTGGAATAGTGGCGGAACGGTTGGTGTGGTTGGATTAGCGCGACCGGCTAATGTTCAAGTGAGCGGAAATACTACACTCACTCTTCCAAATAATACCTTTAATTGCGCAGGTAATTTAACTATCGATAATGGCTCTACCTTAAATGGCCCTTCAGCAAGTTCCTTGACTGTAAATGGGAATGTGAACATCAACGGAACACTTACCTTGGGAGCTTCGTCAGGAGGCGATATAATCGTAAATGGCAACTGGACGCGTGCCAATGCAGGCGCAACTTTTACGCCCAACGGTCGTGCAGTTTGGTTCTCCGGAGGAGCAGCACAAACAATTACCATTAGTGGTGGAGGTACCGAAGTATTTAATTACCTATTGGTGAACAATAGTTCCGGAAATTTAAGTTTGGGCACCTCAACAGATGTTGCGGTTAATGGAATTACAGGTGATCCGCTTCAGTTATTAAACGCAGGTGCCTTAAACCTTAACGGACGCACCTTGTATTTATCGGGCGGAAATGGCGGAAATATAAAAACTTCGGGTGGAGCGCGAAGTATAACCGGTAGCGGAACGCTTTCCATTCAAGGCAATAAATTTGTAACCTCAGCATCAGGTGGATCCTTGTCAACCGGTGCAAATGTGCTGGTAGACCTTACAGCCGGATTAGATTGCGGAAGTGGTTTGACAACAATTAATGGTACTCTTCAAATTTCAGCCGGAGGATTTGTTACAGTAAATGCTCCGATTTATGGCAGCGGTTCATTGCTCAAATACAATTCTGCAACAACACCTTATGTAAGAGGTATTGAATGGGCAAGCGCAAGTGGCGCCGGCTATCCTTACAATGTTCAAATTGCAAATGCTACAACGGTTGATCCGGGAGGAACGCTTAGAACAGCTGTTGTCTTAAATGTTGCAAACAATTTAACTATTGATGCTAATTCTGCATTATATATGGATTATAGTGCACACAATATGACAGTTCCTCTAATCATTAACAATGAACTTGTTCTAAATGGTAGTCTTGCCGCTTCTGGTGCTGTTGGTGGGGATATCGTTATAAAAGGTAACTGGACACGCACCGGAACGTTTACACCAAACAGTCGAGCAGTGTTTTTTCAAGGTTCAAATGCGCAAGTCATGACCGGACCAACCGGATTTGATTACGTGCTTATTGATAAAACAGGTGGAAGTTTTACCCTTGCCAATAATATGACAGTAAATCAAAGTCTTACTTTTACCGGTACGAATACGGTGAACCTTACAACCGGCGCTAACCGTGTAAACATTAGCAGCACTGGTTCAGTGGTGCGCACAGGTAGTGCATATATCAATGGAAATGAACAAAGAAATATTGCAACCGGTACAAATGTTTCACGCACTTTTGATATTGGTGATGCTAGCAACTATACACCGGTAACTTTAGATTTTGCATCTGTTTCTATTGCGGGCGATGTAATTGGATTTGTTTCAACACCTGATCAAGGGCAATTAGGATCTTCACTTTTGAATCCAGCTAAATCGGTAAACCGCTATTGGACACTTACCAATACAGGTACAAGTTTTACTACGTATGATGCGACCTTTACTTATGTAGGTGGCGATTTAGATGGCGGTTCAAGTGCTGCCAATTTAAAAGTGGCAAAGTATGATGGAACATGGTCGTATCCTGCTTTGGGAACAATTACCGGCACAAGCGCTCAAGGTACAGGCATCACTTCTTTTAGTGAATTTGCGCTTGCTGAATGCTTGACTCCAACGGTTGTTATAACCAATCCGGCTGCTGTATGCGTACCCGGAACAATTGATTTAACTGCTGCTGCGGTAACACTTGGTTCAGATGCAGGACTTACCTTTACGTATTGGGAAGATGCAGGAGCAAGCACAAACCCAATTAGCAATCTTGCCGCCGCTGCTATTTCGGTTGCCAATACTTATTATATTAAAGGAACCAATGCTGCAGGATGCTTTGATGTAAAACCTGTAGTTGTTACATTTAATGCAAAACCAACCGGAGCAATCAGTGGTGACAATACCATTTGTGTTGGAAACAGTACGAATTTAAGTATAGCAGTTACCGGCACAGGACCATGGAGTGGAACTTTATCAGATATTGGAGCAACGCCATTTAGTGGAAGTTCAAGTCCAATTACTGTTTCTGTTAGCCCTGGCTCTAGTTTTAATTATACTATCGCAACTTTATCCGATGCGCTTTGTACAGCCGGTGTAGCGGATAAAACAGGGAATGCAAACATTACAGTGAATTCCTTTCCAACCCCCACCATTACAGCAAACGGGCCTACCACTTTTTGTGAAGGAGGTCTGTTAACGTTAACCGCTTCCGCGGGTGTAAGTTACTTGTGGTTACCCAATGGCGAAACTACTCAAACCATAGCTGTTGTTTCTTCAGATAGTTATTCGGTTGAGGTTACGGGAGCTAACACATGTAGTTCAACATCTGTCCCAACTGTAGTTTCGGTAACGCCTGCAACACTCACACCGTTTAATGTTACTGCTGCTGCGTCTTATTTGTATGGATTTGAAAATGCAACTCCTCCAGCTTTATTTTGTGGAATGGTAATCGGAGATGAAAATAATCCGGTTGATTTGGAGCAATGGCATACTTCAACACTAGCGCCTAACTCTGGTACTAAGCACATGGTAATAGATGCCAATGCGGATGGAACAACAGCAAAAGACGATTGGTTTTATACTGCACCGGTAAATTTGCAAGCCGGTAAAATGTATCGAATTCTGTTTAACTACCGAGGAAGTAATGCAGCTAAAACGGAGCAACTTGAAGTTTATTCAGGCTTGTCGCCCGATGCTGCAACAATGCTTTTTGGAGCTGCAATGTACAGCAATAATAACATCCAAAATGTAGCCTATATACTTGATTCTGCATCGAATTTTATTCCTGCATTTTCTGCCACCTATTATTTTGGATTTCATGCGAATAGTGCTGCTAATCAGGCAAGCCTTTATATTGATGATATAAAAGTGAAAGAGGTAACGGTAACTGCCATTAATCCTGCTTACTGCACTACTATTCCAAGTATGTACGATCAAATTTTTGTGCAACCTATTCCCGGTGCTTCAAACTACCGCTTTAAAATTGTGGGAACCGGTGCTCAATCAACTTATAATTTCGAACACTACCGTAACAATTCAAATCCCGATTATCGCTTAAAATGGGCTCCGGGTGTGATTTATGGATATACGTATAACGTGCAAGTGGCCTATTACAAAAATGGTATTTGGAGTCCTTACGGACCAACATGCCCTGTTTCTTTAGGTGCATTCCCAGCTATCAAATTGCGTAACAATCCTGCAACTGTAGCTGGTCCTTGCGACTATGTAATTTCTGACTTAAACGATCGTATCTTGACCGATTCATTATCAGGAGCGAACGATTACATGTACAAAATCGTAGAAGATGTACCGGGTGGCGCGTATGATTATGACCATACTTGGCAACGTCAAAGTGGTAACCTTGACTTCCGTTTAGTTTGGGCTTACCAATCATCTCCGCTAATTGACCGTGTTCGATTTGGTTATAGCTACGATGTTCAAACACGTGCTTTAGTTGGTAAAACCGGAGTTGCTTTTGGTAGCCGTCCGGGAGAATGGGGTCCATATGGAGCAACTTGTAAGTTAGATTTATCTGCAACTTCTCCAACAACCTCCTTAACCAACTGTAGTATTACTTTAAGCTCACTGAACGATCAAATTTTTACCACTCCAGTTACGGGCGCTACAAATTATGAGTATGAATTTACTGCACCTGGATATACTGCTGTTGTGTATCGTGGAAGTGGTAATAATGATTACCGATTAATTTGGATTCCAACTACTCCATCTGTACCGGGAGGTGCACGTTATGCAACAACTTACACTGTTCGTGTGAAAGCTTATGTAGGTGGAGTTTGGTTAAGTTACGGTGCACCTTGTACAGTAACCACACCGGCTGCTCCAACAACTTCTATCTCAACTGTTGGATTCTGTGGTTCAACTCTTTCTCCGGGTCAATTTAGCAGTATCATCAATTGTACTGCGGTACCGGGAGCCAGCTTGTATTCTTATAGAATTACCAATGTGGGTGGCGTGGCATACTCAAAAGTAATATACAACTACAATGCTAACACCAGCTTTAGTTTATCTCGTACTTTGGTTTGTTGCGGCCAACAAAACTTGTTACCAAATGCAACATACACCATTGAAGTGGCATACTACGCGGGTGTATGGAGTGCTTATGGTCCTGCATGTACTTTCACCACAGGAGCAACAGTACCTCGTTACTCACCATTTGCTAGCGAAGGTGTAGAAGCAGCTGAAGGAGCACTTAATTTAAGTGTGTATCCAAATCCTGCAACTATAAATGAGCAGTATTCATTAGAGTTACAAGGTATCACAGCCGCTAATGAAAAAGTTCAAGTAGCTATTTACAACATGATTGGCGACAGAGTTTACAGAGCTGACATAATCACCAAAGAGGAAGCAACCTTAACTATTAAACCAGAAATGCAATTAGCTGCAGGGGTTTACATGGCCGAGGCTCAACTCAATGGAACTATTTATAGAGTAAAATTTGTGGTGAAATAA
- a CDS encoding UDP-2,3-diacylglucosamine diphosphatase: MKLAQGKKIYFASDFHLGAPDAATSLQREKLLVEWLDEIKKDAQELFLVGDVFDFWFEYKTAVPKGFVRLLGKLAEISDSGIPIHYFTGNHDMWVFDYLPKEIGLTIYRGNLEREFNGKKFLIGHGDGLGPGDRGYKFIKKVFANPVCQWLFARLHPNFGIRLANFWSGKSRMHTGSSDEQFLGNDKEWLVIYCQEILQKQSFDYFIFGHRHLPLDIQLNKNSRYINLGEWMNYRSYGVFNGEDMELKYFKKNN, translated from the coding sequence TTGAAATTAGCACAAGGAAAGAAAATTTATTTCGCATCCGATTTTCATTTAGGCGCACCCGATGCTGCCACAAGTTTGCAGCGCGAAAAACTTTTGGTAGAGTGGTTGGATGAAATAAAAAAAGATGCACAAGAGCTTTTCTTAGTAGGCGATGTGTTCGATTTTTGGTTTGAATATAAAACTGCTGTGCCAAAAGGTTTTGTGAGACTCCTCGGCAAATTAGCCGAAATTTCCGATTCAGGAATTCCTATTCACTATTTTACCGGAAACCATGATATGTGGGTGTTTGATTACTTGCCAAAAGAAATAGGACTGACTATTTACCGCGGCAATTTAGAACGTGAATTCAATGGAAAAAAGTTTTTAATTGGGCATGGTGATGGATTGGGACCCGGAGACCGTGGCTACAAATTCATAAAAAAAGTTTTTGCCAATCCGGTTTGTCAATGGCTATTTGCAAGGCTGCATCCCAATTTTGGAATTCGATTGGCGAATTTTTGGAGCGGTAAAAGCCGCATGCATACAGGCTCCAGCGATGAGCAATTTTTAGGAAACGATAAAGAATGGCTTGTTATTTATTGTCAAGAAATTTTACAAAAACAATCTTTCGATTACTTTATTTTTGGCCACCGTCATTTGCCATTGGATATTCAATTGAATAAAAATAGCAGGTATATCAATCTCGGTGAATGGATGAATTATCGCTCTTATGGTGTATTTAACGGCGAGGATATGGAACTGAAGTATTTCAAAAAAAATAACTAA